The following nucleotide sequence is from Oenanthe melanoleuca isolate GR-GAL-2019-014 chromosome 5, OMel1.0, whole genome shotgun sequence.
aacagaaaaggcaCAAATGGGAaaagctctgcagcctggcagagcgCTGGGAAAAAACTGCCCTGCAATAGTTATTGGGACCAAAGCAGGGAATGTAAACAGCCCAGCATCCACAAGGAGGTCATAACCTCAGAGCCTGgtttcccttcctcttctccatccTGCATAATCTccaagagctgctctgtttACTAGCAAGTTaagtaaacaaacaaagaaaagctCCAACgcagtgatttttatttttctggccAATCCACAGGTCCCAGTCCCTGAGTGCATGTGTAGGAGCTGTTTGTGCACACAGaggcagctggcacacagcactgcaggagcagcagcaggcagccaaCGGGCACGGacatcctccccagccctgctgtaagtggctgtgcagagaggcAAAGGGGGAATGGGGTTCCCCTGCACaaatgcagagctgagcagaccTTGCTCCAGAGAGCTTCTGATTTACACACTAGAGAAGAAAACATACACCTAAAtctggggagaaggaggagacaAGGTAGTGGGGAACCAGGGCGTGCCCAGTTGGCACAGTGGGGGCCCAGCATAGTGGAGCCAATAGCTGGGCAAACCTTGTCACCCTCTACTAAGTTTCTCCAGGGGCAAAGGATGGGACAAGCTCATCATGGAGTGAAACTCTGACTTCCATCCAGGGCTGTAGCACCCTCCAAGCTCATCATGGAGCCAAACTTGGATGTGTGGCCTTTTGCCAGGTGTTGGAAAGATACACTGAGCTtccttccccaggctgctgggcactggCTTCCAGGCACACAGGGCCACTTgaggaagcaggaggaaaagagagataTGGAAGGACTCAGTCCCCCGCAGGCTTTGGGTGACAAATCACCTGTCTCAAGTCCTCAGAGCCAGCACACCAGCTGTTGGTGTTTTGCTGGGGACCCAACAGGAGCTGGCTGTAGGGCGAGTCCTAAGCTAACCGGACAAACGCAAAAAATATGTCATGAACATCCAAGGCCCTACAAGCCTCAGCATGAAGCAATCACTGAAAGCTTCCAGCATAAAcctgtttgcttttatttcctaatCTCAAACAACCGGACGCAGAGCAGAGCGACAGAGTAAAGCAGTACCGCAATGAGAATTATTCCATGGCTCCTGCCTGTTCCCTGGACACACTGCTCCAGGAACTAGACACAAAGGAGCTACATTCCTGCCTTATCCAGGGCCGGTTCTGGCTCTGCCAGCAAGAACAATCGGGCTGCCAGGAACTGCGCCTTTCCCAGCGCGTTTGATTTGGCTCTTCAGACGCGGCGCACGGCCCGCTCCAAAGCAAACCCGGCCCTGCGCTCCCGGGCCCGGGCACCGCCCTCTCCAGAGTAAACCCGGCCATTCGCTCCCGGGCCCGGGCACCGCCCGCTCCAGAGTAAACCCGGCCATTCGCTCCCGGGCCCGGGCACCGCCCACTCCAGAGTAAACCCGGCCATTCGCTCCCGGGCCCGGGCACCGCCCACTCCAGAGTAAACCCGGCCATTCGCTCCCGGGCCCGGGCACCGCCCTCTCCAGAGTAAACCCGGCCATTCGCTCCCGGGCCCGGGCACCGCCCGGCTCCAGCCTGAGGCAGCGGCCCCGCCCACCTCAGGGCGTGCCGCTCATTGGCCGAGCCGCCGCGGGGGGCGGGCACAGCGCGGGAGCCTCCGCCAGTGGCGCGCCGGGGGGACGGAAGCGGAAGTGTCGCCGCCATGCCGGGCGCCGCCGAGCGCGGCTCGGAGCTCTCCGAGCAGATCGAGGCCTTCGCGGCGCGGCTGCGGcgcggcggggagcggccgcGCTCCGAGGACACGGCGCGGCAGACGCTGTCGCTGCTGCGGAAGATCGTCGGGCACGGGCGATGGAGCCGGGCCGGTGAGCGGACTCAGCGTGTTCCCCGGGCGGGTGCGGCTCCCCCAGCGCTGGGCCCGAGCCGGCGGCGGGGCAGTTGCAGCCGGGCCGCGGCTGTCGGGGGCGGAGGGATGCGCAGGGCCGGGGCAGGCTCggtgcctgggagctggggccTCGCTAGCAGCGACCGGCGGATTGCCAATGCTTGTGCTGCCACGGCACAGCTCTTCTCAGCTGCTGCGCTCACGGGCCGCGTTACCCgagcagctgccctgctccaggcttGCTCTCCCCTCAGCGGCGGCACTCCGAGCACGGACCTTTCCAGCAGCATGCGGTTTCCTCTTTCAGAGGAAACACCAGATGCGCTGCTGATGGTCTTCCCTAAGTCTGTGTTGTGTCCAAGCGTTTCCGACTGCAAAACCCATCAGTGGaaccagctgctctctgctcgCCCCTTGCTGTTGTTTCTTGGTGCGGTGGTCcttgtgctggagcagctgctggccctgggatGTTGGGGGTGCACCGGTTTGATGCTCGCGTGGGCTTGCTCTGGGCAGCGATAACCAGGGCTCTCTTTTAGGGGAGCTCATGGATCTGATCCGGACAGAGGGCCAGAGGATGACGGCAGCCCAGCCGTCAGAGACAACAGTGGGCAACATGGTGCGACGAGTATTGAAGGTCATTCGTGAGGAATATGGCAGGTAAAGTGCCCCTCTTGCACCCTGTATCTGTGAAAGCCCAGAACTGCCCTTTTAAGTTGCTTCTGTAAAACCCCTTTAGTTTCCATCAcccctttttccacctctcctaGAGAGCGATTCAGGGAGTTTAACACCAAGGGAAACCCTGTTGATTTCACCGTGGGTGATGATATTTCCTCTTGGTCTATGTGTTGTGAGTGCATGACAAAAGTCTGTGCCTGGCCTTGGGTTGTTCTCTCTGTCTGTACCCAGGGGGGGtccatcccactgcagcagtAGTCTCCAGCCTGCTCCTTGTCTATGGACAGCAGTGTTTGCACATGACTTAAGAAGGCACTTTCTGGCAGAGATTTGGATGTTTTTCTGCCAAGACAGCTACAGAAGCTCTTTGGTGTGGCATGGTGTGCCTCCTGTGGGTGGCTTTCCTTCCTGTCTCTTCACATCCAGGTGTGCCacactgtggggacagtgctcagcctggctgtggccCTGTGCTCTTTCCTGAGGCTGAAGAGGCCACTTTTCTCCACAGGCTTCACGGGCGCAGTGAGGAAAGTGACCAGCAAGAATCCCTGCACAAACTCCTGACTTCTGGAGGACTAAGTGAAGATTTCAGAACCCCTTACCCCTCCCTCAGAGCTAATGTTATTGAAGCTATTAATGAGATGCTAATTGAGCTAGGTATGTATGGGTCTGAATTGCTCCTGAGTGAAGATTCTTATGGGATGGGGCTGATGCTTTCCTCTTCTCTAGGTGAAAATAATAAGGATCTGGGAGGCTTAATCTGAAGGAACCAAGGGACTGAAGCCCTGCTACTCCTAGGACTTAGTTTTAAGTCCTCTTTGGCTTATGGGGAGATGAGTAGATCTCTACCAAGAGCAATATGGGGGGCTGTAGGCCTGCAGTCTTGGTCTTCTGGGAAGTCTTGAGTCCTCTGAAGAAAAGTGTAAAATTCCTGTGCACACATAACCTGACCCTTGTAACAAAGAACTGTggtacaatttttttctgcaatacTTGTGACAAATCAGGCATCCAACCCACCTTCTGAGGCCCAAGTTGCCCCGCTATTGAACTACAAAAAAGTTTTGTGGGACAGGTGGTAGTCTGGAGTAATGCTGACACAATCTACTCCCTTCTCAATGGAGTTTTCAGTACAGCTATTTTTATATATAGGGAGAGTATAGCTAGGGAGCATGGGGCATTCAAGGCCCAGCTTCTTGGTTCCATTCCACTGGCAAAAGGAGTGGGGagaaaagctgctcctgctctaCCAGTGCTAATAACATTGCTTTAGTGAAAAATGGTCTTGTTGGAGGACAGTCCTAGCAGTGCAAGTGTTGCTTTTGCTGTCTGCTTTTACAGCCATGTCTTCCTTCTGTTTCAGAGGGCACCACTGATAACATTGCTATGCAGGCCCTGGAGCACATCCACTCCAATGAGGTGATCATGACCATTGGCTACTCCCGCACTGTTGAGGCTTTCCTGAAGGAAGCCGCTCGCAAGCGCAAGTTCCAGGTCATCGTGGCAGAGTGTGCGCCGTTCTGCCAGGTGAGCCTGCGCTGGCTGCACCGTATGTCCTGCACATTCTTACTGAAATCTTATGTCTGGAATCAAGATGAATGTTATGGAAATTCCTTTGCAATTGAGAGATTGGAGACAGCTCATTATCCTACCCCAGCATCCTTGAGTTAAAGGGCTGTGTTCAGGTTTCATCACTTggtatttttgcatttcagacAAGAATTGAGTGGTGATACCTCTACAAttgcactgcaggagctgtaTCACAGGGAACCAATTAGATTCTCCCTCTTTTTAGGGTCATGAAATGGCCGTCCGACTGTCTAAAGAGAATATTGAAACTACTGTCATGAGTGATGCAGCTATTTTTGCTGTCATGTCTCGAGTCAACAAGGTAAGGAGGGCTCCACTGGAGGAGGGGGTTCTTGGCAGGTTGGGTACGTAGGCCTCTCAAATCAGCTGCAAGTCCCAGCAGTGATGGGTGtgtttcttcactgaaattaaCTCAAAATTATAATCGTCACTGTTCACTGCTGGGGTGGAGATTCAGTGTGGAACTCCAAGTCAGTATGATGACTGACTGACTGGTGATAGGTTTTTCTGGCTTAGTGGCTACAGTTACAAGACAGCCTCAAAGGATTAACCTCAGTTTTCAACAGAGATGGAACAAAAAGCAGGATTTCCAAAGGGAAGAAACACCCCTTTGCCTGAAACAGAAGATGAccaatgaaagaaataattaaggTTTGTCTTGTTAAACAGATCTGTTCTGTACTTTTATAGAGATAAAAACTTGGCACCCCAaagtgggaggaagaaaaagtacTTGTAACCTATTAAAATCCAGCCACACCAATTCTTATCTATATATTTTGAGATGCTTTATATTATTGCCTCAACCATAATGCAAGGGGATTTTTGCAATGAGTAGTCAAGTTACTTGTACAAAGCTTACTTTGTAGGTTTGTAGAACAACAGGGACCACAGCCCAGTTTCTGCTTGGTGTTCCCTGCAGTAGAACATACATTTGTCTTCTGTAGTTCTTTGTGCTGgcctccctgtgctggagtCATGCTCTTGTTAGCGAGGAACGTCTCAGTGCAGAGCCAGTGCCAGATGAAACAGATCAAGCATTCAGCTGCCCTGTAACTCAGCCactggctggctggctgcacTGACACAGTCTTCCTCCAGCTCATCTGTCAGGGTTTGAGCCAGGAAGTGTTCCTTCCCCAGTTTGCTGTGGAACATGCTATCCAATTCTGATTTGCCCTTTTAAGGTCATCATTGGTACAAAGACAATCCTGGCCAATGGCGCCCTGATTGCTGTGAGTGGGACTCACACTCTGGCACTGGCAGCTAAACACCACTCCACTCCACTCATCGTGTGTGCCCCCATGTTCAAGCTTTCACCGCAGGTAAGTACAGTAGCTCTTCAGGACTGCACCTGCAGGGGCTTTTACTTGTGGGAGCTTAGGGTAGAGAGCACCGTCTGTCCCAAGGCAAGGTCAGTAAATGAGCCATCTCTCCCATCTAGCCCTGTTACTTCAGATAGGAGATCCTCACCCAAATCTGCCACACTTCAGGATCTCCTTGAAGCACCATCCTCTGCCACATGTGCAAAGCAGTACATTGGGTGTAAGGATGTAGCCTGGACTGATGAGACTGGCATTGCCGTACTTATTTTTCCTCAACCATGACATATTTCAGTTTATACTGTTAGtgctgaaaggcagaaaatgtaGAATGAGACAACTCTTTCTTACACTTGGTACTTTTTCAATATTGTCAGATGAAATTGCAGACTGAGGAATTCACTCCTCCAGTTCACTAGGCTTTGATAAGGGCAGCCATGTCATAGAAGGCTCTGAAAGCTTTGAGGAAAAACCTTTCACCTGTAAATGTGACAAATGTAGACACAAGCACTATGTAATTATTGTGAACAAAGTTAGTATCACCTGGCAAGTCATCTTCTTCTGCATTAGTTCCTTCCAGTGCCAGGATCTGTTTTCACAAGGATAATCGGGTAGGGATTTTTTCCTGATCTTCCTGTACTCTTTCTCATTTAGTTCCCTAATGAAGAAGATGCATTCCACAAGTTCGTGTCACCACAGGAAGTGCTGCCATTCACAGAAGGTACTTGTTATTTATACATCTGGTGAAGCTGGTTCAgactataatttttttttcttttttgtaactcatgtaaaaaattaattatcgGACTATGTTATAACCCAAGACAGAAAATCCTTTTCAGAAAAGAGTGCTGTGAACCATCCAGTTTTATAACTCTACATTGCgtagagaaaaattatttcttttgaacACTGTCATTGCagttttgctctgctctgaatTGATACTTTATTATAGGATGGTGATAATGATGCCAGGTAGGTAGGTAGCAGTTTCCTTGGGACAGGGCTGATGCCCAACATCGAGGGCAGCTTCCCTTAGTTGCTATAACTTATTGAAACTTTGTTACGTGGTGCACCATTGAAACAGTGTCTCTGCCATGGGCTTCCCACACAAACACCATCTTTAGAAAGATGTCAGTGCCTAAGCCCATTTTCAGTTAGCAAAGTCTCAAAGCCACATTTCTATGTGACcaatattttgaaatgaagaTAGCAGGATTTGCACTGGATTTTAGTTTTGGCCTTCTGAGCATTTCTTAAAATACTAACTTTGGCAGTATCAGGATTATTGTATTACACAGTGGTAGGGTTTTTTGGCAGTTAGAGCCATCTACATCAGAGGGGATCTGGGGTTTCTACCAACAAAAATGACCAGAAACAGAGTTTTGCCATTCATTCAAGATTGCTGTACACCTGTAATTCAATTCCATCAGTGTAGAAGTTGGAAAGTATTCAGGATGTTCAAGTACTGACTTCAGGGTGGCATGTGCATAACTAGTTTCAGGGACTCCAGAAGGTGTGCAAAAGACTATATGTACTTTGAGTTGCTTTGACTGATACTGCTACTATTCACTTTACAGGGGAGATCCTGGCAAAAATCAATGTTCACTGCCCAGTGTTTGACTACGTCCCTCCAGAGCTCATTACTCTCTTCATTTCTAACATTGGGGGTAATGCACCTTCCTACATTTACCGCCTCATGAGCGAGCTCTACCATCCAGATGACTATGAACTCTAATACTGTGAAACACGTCACTATTTGGACTCTTTCCATCTTTCTCTTCAGAAAGATAGAACAGCTAATTAAAGTGTATGTTGCAAACACAGGTTGCTGTGGGGAGCCAGTGAGGAATTTGCTCAGCAATGTCTTTCCTACCCAAAAGAAGTAAGAGAGGGTAGAGCTCTTGTACAGGTTTTCATCTCTGTGCTGTCAAAAACGATGTGGAGCTGCTAACCCACTTTGATTTTGAAATAGCAAGGCATATGTGTAACCGGGGCAGCTAAGCTGTTACTTCAAAGTACGCTGCAATAAAGGCTGTTTACAGTGACCTCACTGTTAAGCACATTTTCCATATgcagttgttttgtttctttaactAGCATGAGTTTTACCAGTGTAGTGAGTTGCCTGCACTCACTACATGAGCAGTAGCAGGCTTTACAGCACGCTTTCACATGTGAATGTGATAGGAGTAGGAATCCTTCAACAGTTGTCTTCAAAATGGATATTTAACTATTATTTCTGCAGGGCTATGTGAGGATTTAGAAATCTCTCACTCAAGAACACAAACTGCAAGAAGCTGGACAAAGCAGCTGTGTGTGTCATTCATTGCCAAGTTAAGTGTTTCCTGGTTGTAAGTTGCCCTTTATATACTATGAAGCTGGTCGATCCTCATTCCAACCACTGCCATGAGCCCAAGGAGTGAGTTTAGTGTGAACTTTATTAAGAAATGCCTTCCAATTTTCAAAGTACTGTAAAATACACTAATTTAAATCCCCCTCTCTATTATGCAATTATATATACAGAATTATGCTGTGCTTGCAGAAAATAAGTGTTTTGCTTTAGTAAGTGCAAGTGGCTGGGACTCCTTGCACCCAACAGTCCAGCGCTGACGTGGGGCCCATACTCACAACACTATTCCTTAATGATGAAGAAGCTTCTCCAGGCTCCAAGGGCGAGCTCCTTCTGCCATGTTCTCCTGGCTGGTCTCTGCTTCTTTGTTCAGTAGTCAGAGGAGAGCTTTGGTGACTGCACTGGCTCAGAACTTGGCTCCACAAGGTATTGTAGTCTAACAACACAGCTCATGGATCATACCAGTGCTTCTAGTGGTTGCAGTTTacagtcttaattttttttaaataggttccttttttttcccaaatagcTGCCATGCGCGTGCCATCTTCCTCAGTCTAGTCAAATTAGGTTTAGGctggagggagaaaaattaagaaGCACAAATCATAACTGAATAAATAAGTTTCAGCGTTTCCATACTCTGCCCGAATACAGTCATTCCCAAGTTAATATCTAATTCAAAGTCCTACCTGACTTACAATAGAATccaatttaataataataaagtaaGTAATAGCAAAAGGGAGGagcaataattttgttttaaatttaacctgatttaaatataatttaaatgtaaCCTTGTCCAGTGGAAGGCATTCCTACTCATGGCaactagatgatctctaaggtcccttccaacccaaaccatcctagGATTTTATAATAAATGTTGCTATTCGTGTGCTTTATCCCCATTTTATAGCATCTTAAACTTTGGGGAAGTAAGCATTTATTTAATTAGCATCTTTGCCACtagcagaatttcagaatttccatgttttccacATCTTACACTTAAAAACTGCAAACACTTTAATGTATGCTTAACCTTAAGGACACTATTCAAGTCAGTGTGACTATTCAAATAACATATGGTAAGATCCTTGCTAAAGTGTTTTCAGGACAGATGGCTTATGTCCTGAAGTTTCATTTTATTGATAATAATATGTAAAAAGTCAAGTAATATAAGGCCAGCGATGACGGTTTCAAAGTGGACAAGCCTAGTTCTAACACACATTCATGATGCACCTCTGATAATCCAGAACATGGAGTACCAGAGGTGTGTCCAACACAGTacctgtttttcctgctgtagaTGGTCTATGTCTGCAAGAGGCAGCATTGAAGGTCTTCCATGAGCACACTGGAAGGGCAGCTTACAAGATGACAAAGCTTCAATAagcctgcagctctcctccAAAGTCAAATGCTCATTAAACTTAATAGCTCCTGAAAAAGAGAGACACATTCTTAGCCCTGCTGCCAAAGAAGTCTCCACTTCCTTCTACACCTGTGGCTTTCAGTGAAAAGAAGGCATCTTCCAAAGATTAGCTGAGAGGCTGCAAAGGCAACCCAAAGGCTGCAGTGTGGCAGACTTGGGACTTAGCTCAATTAAAGAGTATGCTGTATAAGGAGATCAGCTTTCCATGGCTTAAACTTTCACAAAGCCCAAGTCCGAGGGATGGTAAGATTATTACATTTTGGCATTTCAGGTAATGGTGCAAGAGGCAAattttgtgtgtatgtattaCAGTTGAAGTTGAAAACAGTTCACAAATCAAGAAGTATTAAACCAAGATAACAGTTCATAACAGTTTCAGAGGCTTTAGTAGTTCTCAGTGGCTGCCACGGACAGGTATCACTTCTGAGACCAAGTGCTAGCCCTGCCACTAGTCCTTTCCAAAAAGTGAGTACTTAAAGGCATCCAGAGGAAATTCAAGCAGAACATTAGGGAGTTATTTCAGAGGTGTTTGCAAACTTCAGCCTTCACAGATGCACAAGATCATCTGCAATCTGAAACATACTGACTGCCAATTGTAAATTGAGACACTGTTGAGAAAACAGATACTTCTGGTTCACGTTTGCCCTTTCAGTGATATCTTTTGTCAATACTGTATATGGCACAGGAATTGCAACAAGAGGCTGGAGTTACTGCAGTCTACACCAGTAAGGCCTGCTCATTGCCAGGTCCCTGAGAAGATGTAAATTTTTACCACACTCCTTCCAAAAGTACTTGAAATGTTGCAGGCACACTTAAACTACCACTTGGGATacttaagggaaattaaaatttggAAAGACTGCCTTTAACACTGCAAAAGCTGCAAACACTGCCCCAGAGAGGATGCTGTGTAGAGAGAAAGCtttggggggaaagaaaaaaaaaaaaaaaaaaaagagagaaagaatgaaagagaagTACAGTTTCCCTACCATGACAGGCCTGGGAAGCTAACACCTTCAGAAATGTCAGAGGTAGTGTCCCTCGTGCTCCTCCTCTTGTGGTCTGCATTAGCTAGAAGCAGTAAGGAAACATCatgttattttccatttattttgagaaaaaacaactgtaacacaaaggaaattaaaaatgaggaaaaggtAGGGGATCACCTAGTCCACTCTCATCTGAAGTTCAACACACTCCCTTTGATTCACCCAGTAAGCTTTGGATTGTTATAGTCAACTCTAGAAGTAGACAGCAACTCACCTCAACTTGTTCTTGAATAAGCtcctagaaagaaaaaaggtaatGTCATCAGTTGCTATTTTTCCCTTCTATCCCCCAGCGTACTTTGTTCACATCTGTGTATAATTTGCTGTGTGACGGCCAGAATCAGGAAAAGTGATACTGTTGGTAGTACACTGTCCACTGTGTGAAAGATCTAGGTGGAAGTCCTGACCTCCCACAGCAAGTAATCACATCAGGGATTTCTCCCTCAAACTGCAGAACATCTGAAACAGTGGATTTTAGAAAGCCCCATTGCTCATGTAGAGATTTCATGGAAACAACTTTAATATTGCTGATACATAAATATTACTTGTTaggaattattattttactgttccttcatttaataatttttctgtcccttcaAACATTTATTGTTCATTCAAGCATCCATGTGCAGTAAATGGTTGAAATATCTTTGCTGTATACAGTTTTTCTTAGTTTCTCCACTAGTCCAAGTCTGAAATAGTCTTCTATCATTTCAGTTATAGTTCAGTGATTTCAATTTTGGGACTATTTTGCTTCTAAAAGGCACTCACATTTGCTAGGGGACTTCATTGTCTCCTTCATAACAGAGGTCCTGTAATATCCTGGGCCATGAATACAGAACAAGACCTACTATCATAACTTCACCTATAACCACAGCTGACCTCAACAATACTTTTAGTGATAGGTTGTCTTTTCCGTCGTAATTCATTGGCTTCTCTTTCTATAAAACACATTGGCACTTTCCTCACAAGAATCAAGGAGTTGTTTGTCTCAGGAAATGATAATTCAAGACCCAAGTCCCCCAAATTTTTGTAGCAgcatctgagaaaaaaaaaaaaaaaccaacagaaataaGACATAAACCACTGTATCTATGACTCCACAGCacatgtaaatatttctgtaatccACATATATGATTTCCTTATTTCACTTGCTGTAACAgtttcccatcccaaaatccatgCATCATGAGATTCCAAGTAAATTTCCCTTTCAGCTTATATTCAGACATATTTTTTCACTCCAATCAACTGTGCATTTTTCATGTTCCACAGCTACAAGATCTAAGAGTTCCTGTATTATGTGAAGAGAGgctttatttctaaatttataAATCTGCCTTTTCTGAAGATGCATGAGATGTCTGGTTCAACATacaaatattccaaatattgGAATTACACAGCATTAGACTACTTTAAGTTTAATCTAAAAGAACTGTGAATTCAATTGACACGTATTAGCAAAtacttaaaatggaaaaaaatattgtaagaaATTTATGATGGTTTAATGAACTTTATATCCTGTTAAGCAAAGGGAACACAGGAAAGAACAACCTCTAGTTAATTATGGCATATGTCAGCCTGTGGATggaaaaatacacacaaaaaagaGACTTCACAAACAGATGAGAGCTTATCTTCAAAGTAAAAACAACTGTTACAATATATACTTCATTAATTTAGGGAACATTCACTTAAAACAAAGATGGTAAAGGTTAGTTCtagaaaagaaattctttgaacaaaaaatagaaagaagCAAATCTAAACTTGGCTAAATCAATCATGAGTATAGTACAATTATTAGCCTCCACATGAACATGGCTTGTGAAATTCTAGTCAAAAA
It contains:
- the EIF2B2 gene encoding translation initiation factor eIF-2B subunit beta, yielding MPGAAERGSELSEQIEAFAARLRRGGERPRSEDTARQTLSLLRKIVGHGRWSRAGELMDLIRTEGQRMTAAQPSETTVGNMVRRVLKVIREEYGRLHGRSEESDQQESLHKLLTSGGLSEDFRTPYPSLRANVIEAINEMLIELEGTTDNIAMQALEHIHSNEVIMTIGYSRTVEAFLKEAARKRKFQVIVAECAPFCQGHEMAVRLSKENIETTVMSDAAIFAVMSRVNKVIIGTKTILANGALIAVSGTHTLALAAKHHSTPLIVCAPMFKLSPQFPNEEDAFHKFVSPQEVLPFTEGEILAKINVHCPVFDYVPPELITLFISNIGGNAPSYIYRLMSELYHPDDYEL
- the LOC130254167 gene encoding DNA mismatch repair protein Mlh3-like, with the protein product MVHSMQVLQQVDNKFIACLINTRNGMDKNADGNLLILVDQHAAHERIRLEQLIADSYEKEAAACGKKKILSSSISPPLEIEVTEEQRRFLRCCYKNLGDLGLELSFPETNNSLILVRKVPMCFIEREANELRRKRQPITKSIVEELIQEQVELMQTTRGGARGTLPLTFLKVLASQACHGAIKFNEHLTLEESCRLIEALSSCKLPFQCAHGRPSMLPLADIDHLQQEKQPKPNLTRLRKMARAWQLFGKKKEPI